In the Limanda limanda chromosome 10, fLimLim1.1, whole genome shotgun sequence genome, one interval contains:
- the prps1b gene encoding ribose-phosphate pyrophosphokinase 1 isoform X1, with protein MPNIKIFSGSSHPDLSQKIADRLGLELGKVVTKKFSNQETCVEIGESVRGEDVYIVQSGCGEINDNLMELLIMINACKIASASRVTAVIPCFPYARQDKKDKVGSRAPISAKLVANMLSVSGADHIITMDLHASQIQGFFDIPVDNLYAEPAVLKWIKENIPEWKNCVIVSPDAGGAKRVTSIADRLNVDFALIHKERKKANEVDRMVLVGDVTDRVAILVDDMADTCGTVCHAADKLISAGATKVYAILTHGIFSGPAISRINNACFEAVVVTNTIPQEEKIKHCPKIQVIDISMILAEAIRRTHNGESVSYLFSHVPL; from the exons ATGCCGAACATCAAAATATTCAGCGGGAGCTCACATCCGGACCTGTCGCAGAAGATAGCCGACCGCCTGGGGCTGGAGCTGGGGAAGGTCGTCACCAAGAAATTCAGCAACCAGGAGACGTG CGTGGAGATCGGGGAGAGCGTGCGTGGGGAGGATGTGTACATCGTGCAGAGCGGCTGTGGCGAGATCAACGACAACCTGATGGAGCTGCTGATCATGATCAACGCCTGCAAGATCGCCTCGGCCTCCAGGGTCACGGCTGTCATCCCCTGCTTCCCCTACGCCCGGCAGGACAAGAAGGACAAGGTGGGG AGCCGTGCTCCTATCTCTGCCAAGTTGGTGGCCAACATGTTGTCGGTCTCAGGCGCCGACCATATCATCACCATGGACTTGCACGCCTCACAGATACAG GGATTCTTTGATATCCCAGTTGATAACTTGTATGCAGAGCCAGCGGTGCTGAAATGGATCAAGGAGAACATCCCTGAATGGAAAAATTGTGTCATCGTCTCACCTGATGCAGGAGGAGCCAAAAG GGTCACCTCTATAGCTGACCGGCTGAACGTGGACTTTGCTCTAATTcacaaggagaggaaaaaagccAACGAGGTAGACCGCATGGTTCTCGTTGGAGATGTGACGGATCGGGTAGCCATTCTAGTTGATGACATGGCAGACACATGTGGCACAGTCTGCCATGCTGCTGACAA ACTAATTTCTGCCGGTGCCACCAAGGTGTATGCTATCCTTACCCATGGCATCTTCTCTGGCCCAGCTATCTCACGTATCAACAATGCCTGCTTTGAAGCGGTGGTTGTCACCAATACGATCCCTCAGGAGGAGAAGATAAAACACTGTCCCAAAATTCAG GTCATTGACATCTCCATGATCCTTGCAGAGGCCATCCGTAGAACTCACAACGGCGAGTCGGTGTCGTACCTGTTCAGCCATGTCCCCTTGTAA
- the prps1b gene encoding ribose-phosphate pyrophosphokinase 1 isoform X2 — MPNIKIFSGSSHPDLSQKIADRLGLELGKVVTKKFSNQETCVEIGESVRGEDVYIVQSGCGEINDNLMELLIMINACKIASASRVTAVIPCFPYARQDKKDKSRAPISAKLVANMLSVSGADHIITMDLHASQIQGFFDIPVDNLYAEPAVLKWIKENIPEWKNCVIVSPDAGGAKRVTSIADRLNVDFALIHKERKKANEVDRMVLVGDVTDRVAILVDDMADTCGTVCHAADKLISAGATKVYAILTHGIFSGPAISRINNACFEAVVVTNTIPQEEKIKHCPKIQVIDISMILAEAIRRTHNGESVSYLFSHVPL; from the exons ATGCCGAACATCAAAATATTCAGCGGGAGCTCACATCCGGACCTGTCGCAGAAGATAGCCGACCGCCTGGGGCTGGAGCTGGGGAAGGTCGTCACCAAGAAATTCAGCAACCAGGAGACGTG CGTGGAGATCGGGGAGAGCGTGCGTGGGGAGGATGTGTACATCGTGCAGAGCGGCTGTGGCGAGATCAACGACAACCTGATGGAGCTGCTGATCATGATCAACGCCTGCAAGATCGCCTCGGCCTCCAGGGTCACGGCTGTCATCCCCTGCTTCCCCTACGCCCGGCAGGACAAGAAGGACAAG AGCCGTGCTCCTATCTCTGCCAAGTTGGTGGCCAACATGTTGTCGGTCTCAGGCGCCGACCATATCATCACCATGGACTTGCACGCCTCACAGATACAG GGATTCTTTGATATCCCAGTTGATAACTTGTATGCAGAGCCAGCGGTGCTGAAATGGATCAAGGAGAACATCCCTGAATGGAAAAATTGTGTCATCGTCTCACCTGATGCAGGAGGAGCCAAAAG GGTCACCTCTATAGCTGACCGGCTGAACGTGGACTTTGCTCTAATTcacaaggagaggaaaaaagccAACGAGGTAGACCGCATGGTTCTCGTTGGAGATGTGACGGATCGGGTAGCCATTCTAGTTGATGACATGGCAGACACATGTGGCACAGTCTGCCATGCTGCTGACAA ACTAATTTCTGCCGGTGCCACCAAGGTGTATGCTATCCTTACCCATGGCATCTTCTCTGGCCCAGCTATCTCACGTATCAACAATGCCTGCTTTGAAGCGGTGGTTGTCACCAATACGATCCCTCAGGAGGAGAAGATAAAACACTGTCCCAAAATTCAG GTCATTGACATCTCCATGATCCTTGCAGAGGCCATCCGTAGAACTCACAACGGCGAGTCGGTGTCGTACCTGTTCAGCCATGTCCCCTTGTAA